The Xiphias gladius isolate SHS-SW01 ecotype Sanya breed wild chromosome 9, ASM1685928v1, whole genome shotgun sequence genome window below encodes:
- the LOC120794259 gene encoding synembryn-A isoform X1 yields MDVNVEGIIQCIKQGDENGVQTQLQEFNKEYAQCFFFDAEERDRRKQRKLEEFRKNKVREYTDSDSDCDEYDQEDRGLVLRRNLAVVLVRFIRTGVKCRLLRVSLRTLRILSRDKKVLGPLVTDSALVTLAKLAGLTTRDDSDEASDPDSDFYDNIIASLAEAKVLQCHADEDEGDAEASKQNEECSAFDEETESDISNANSGDLDSISWFGSHRTSINEMHRGGIHHKVLERGRRDRRESKMEGEEEEEDGESGEEAKRKEAMKVLCNVVYNSTWAQERFSALRLMCGLIERLSSSVSCSSSSSVQFYELRLMFLITALRPELSTQLQQEGGVSILTAALESCLEVQWKDQYECVLDPAAPPISLEASQRIIEILKILFNITYSTHRQEPSEDDAALYRHLVASLRPCLLRKCALSDDTDELQGHTVNLLSALPLQCLDVLLMVPLEPHSEQCQGVNMDCVHTLLTFMERRLELGDKIKEKLTPILNLLTESCRAHRETRCYIRKHILPPLTDVSHRPEEGSTVKSRLIRLMTHLDTDVKHCAADLIFVLCKENVRRFVKYTGYGNAAGLLATRGLLGGHGSRTSSSDAQYSSDSDSDTEEYRQVKDRINPVTGRVEAEQSDPMEGMTEEEKEEEAKRLIMLFNKLSRENIIQPVGVDSEGRLVPMFGLSETALTEEGGSESENDGEAEEGEKN; encoded by the exons ATGGACGTGAATGTGGAGGGGATTATCCAGTGCATCAAGCAGGGGGATGAGAACGGTGTTCAGACACAGCTGCAGGAGTTCAACAAAGAG TATGCTCAGTGCTTCTTCTTTGATGCAGAGGAGAGGGACCGAAGGAAA CAAAGAAAACTAGAAGAG TTCAGGAAGAATAAAGTGAGGGAGTACACTGATTCTGACTCCGACTGTGATGAGTACGACCAGGAGGATCGAGGCCTCGTCCTCAGACGG AATTTAGCTGTTGTCCTTGTGAGGTTTATAAGAACAGGAGTTAAATGTCGTCTGTTAAGAGTATCTCTGCGCACCCTGAGGATCCTTTCCAGGGACAAAAAGGTCCTGGGCCCCTTGGTGACTGACAGCGCTCTGGTGACACTGGCCAAACTAGCCGGGCTGACCACAAGAGATGACAGCGATGAAGCCAGTGACCCTGACTCTGATTTCTATGATAACATCATTGCTTCTCTCGCTGAGGCCAAGGTTTTGCAGTGCCATGCTGATGAGGATGAAGGTGACGCAGAAGCCAGTAAGCAAAATGAAGAGTGCTCTGCCTTTGATGAAGAAACCGAGAGTGACATCAGCAATGCCAACAGCGGAGATCTGGACAGCATCAGCTGGTTTGGGAGCCACAGGACCAGCATCAACGAAATGCACAGAGGCGGCATCCATCACAAGGTGCTGGAGCGAGGGAGGAGGGACCGCAGAGAGAgcaagatggagggagaggaggaggaggaggacggggagtcaggagaggaggcaaagagaaaagaggccATGAAGGTGTTGTGTAATGTGGTATACAACAGCACTTGGGCACAGGAGAGGTTCAGCGCTCTCAG GCTCATGTGTGGTCTCATAGAGCGCCTGTCCTCCAGTGTCAGCTGCTCATCGTCCTCCAGTGTTCAGTTCTATGAACTACGCCTCATGTTCCTCATTACTGCACTACGGCCAGAGCTCAGCACTCAGCTTCAACAG GAGGGCGGGGTGTCCATCCTCACAGCAGCCCTGGAGAGCTGCCTGGAGGTTCAGTGGAAGGACCAGTATGAGTGTGTGCTGGACCCAGCAGCTCCACCAATCTCCCTGGAAGCCTCTCAGCGTATCATAGAGATACTGAAAATCCTCTTTAACATCACCTATAGCACCCACAGGCAGGAGCCAAGTGAG GATGATGCAGCTCTTTACCGACACCTGGTGGCAAGCCTGCGTCCCTGCCTGCTGAGGAAGTGCGCGCTGTCGGACGACACCGATGAACTGCAGGG tcacacagtcaACCTGTTGTCAGCGCTGCCTCTCCAGTGTCTCGATGTGCTGCTGATGGTGCCTCTAGAGCCCCACTCGGAGCAGTGCCAGGGGGTCAACATGGACTGTGTACACACCCTGCTGACGTTCATGGAGAGACGCCTGGAGTTG GGTGATAAGATCAAAGAGAAACTGACACCAATCCTCAATCTGCTGACAGAGAGCTGCAGGGCCCACAGAGAAACACGCTGCTACATCAGGAAACAT ATCCTGCCTCCTCTGACAGATGTGTCACACAGGCCGGAGGAAGGCTCCACAGTGAAGAGTCGCCTGATCCGTCTCATGACTCATCTGGATACGGATGTCAAACACTGTGCTGCTGACCTCATCTTTGTCCTCTGCAAGGAAAATG TGAGGCGTTTTGTCAAGTACACAGGTTATGGTAACGCAGCGGGCTTGCTGGCAACCAGGGGTTTGCTGGGCGGCCATGGGTCCAGGACCTCCAGCTCTGACGCCCAGTACTCCAGCGACTCTGACTCTGACACTGAGGAGTACCGGCAGGTCAAAGATCGCATCAACCCGGTGACGGGGCGGGTGGAGGCAGAGCAGTCAGACCCCATGGAGGgcatgacagaggaggagaaggaggaggaggccaagAGGCTGATCATGCTCTTTAACAAGCTGTCTAG AGAAAACATTATCCAGCCGGTGGGAGTGGATTCAGAGGGGAGGCTGGTCCCAATGTTCGGACTAAGTGAAACTGCTCTCACTGAGGAGGGGGGGTCTGAATCGGAGAATGACggagaagcagaggaaggagagaagaactGA
- the LOC120794259 gene encoding synembryn-A isoform X2, producing MPYILHVNLFNTFSSIICSQLLQQRKLEEFRKNKVREYTDSDSDCDEYDQEDRGLVLRRNLAVVLVRFIRTGVKCRLLRVSLRTLRILSRDKKVLGPLVTDSALVTLAKLAGLTTRDDSDEASDPDSDFYDNIIASLAEAKVLQCHADEDEGDAEASKQNEECSAFDEETESDISNANSGDLDSISWFGSHRTSINEMHRGGIHHKVLERGRRDRRESKMEGEEEEEDGESGEEAKRKEAMKVLCNVVYNSTWAQERFSALRLMCGLIERLSSSVSCSSSSSVQFYELRLMFLITALRPELSTQLQQEGGVSILTAALESCLEVQWKDQYECVLDPAAPPISLEASQRIIEILKILFNITYSTHRQEPSEDDAALYRHLVASLRPCLLRKCALSDDTDELQGHTVNLLSALPLQCLDVLLMVPLEPHSEQCQGVNMDCVHTLLTFMERRLELGDKIKEKLTPILNLLTESCRAHRETRCYIRKHILPPLTDVSHRPEEGSTVKSRLIRLMTHLDTDVKHCAADLIFVLCKENVRRFVKYTGYGNAAGLLATRGLLGGHGSRTSSSDAQYSSDSDSDTEEYRQVKDRINPVTGRVEAEQSDPMEGMTEEEKEEEAKRLIMLFNKLSRENIIQPVGVDSEGRLVPMFGLSETALTEEGGSESENDGEAEEGEKN from the exons ATGCCATATATACTGCATGTTAATCTATTCAACACGTTCAGCTCTATCATTTGcagtcagctgctgcag CAAAGAAAACTAGAAGAG TTCAGGAAGAATAAAGTGAGGGAGTACACTGATTCTGACTCCGACTGTGATGAGTACGACCAGGAGGATCGAGGCCTCGTCCTCAGACGG AATTTAGCTGTTGTCCTTGTGAGGTTTATAAGAACAGGAGTTAAATGTCGTCTGTTAAGAGTATCTCTGCGCACCCTGAGGATCCTTTCCAGGGACAAAAAGGTCCTGGGCCCCTTGGTGACTGACAGCGCTCTGGTGACACTGGCCAAACTAGCCGGGCTGACCACAAGAGATGACAGCGATGAAGCCAGTGACCCTGACTCTGATTTCTATGATAACATCATTGCTTCTCTCGCTGAGGCCAAGGTTTTGCAGTGCCATGCTGATGAGGATGAAGGTGACGCAGAAGCCAGTAAGCAAAATGAAGAGTGCTCTGCCTTTGATGAAGAAACCGAGAGTGACATCAGCAATGCCAACAGCGGAGATCTGGACAGCATCAGCTGGTTTGGGAGCCACAGGACCAGCATCAACGAAATGCACAGAGGCGGCATCCATCACAAGGTGCTGGAGCGAGGGAGGAGGGACCGCAGAGAGAgcaagatggagggagaggaggaggaggaggacggggagtcaggagaggaggcaaagagaaaagaggccATGAAGGTGTTGTGTAATGTGGTATACAACAGCACTTGGGCACAGGAGAGGTTCAGCGCTCTCAG GCTCATGTGTGGTCTCATAGAGCGCCTGTCCTCCAGTGTCAGCTGCTCATCGTCCTCCAGTGTTCAGTTCTATGAACTACGCCTCATGTTCCTCATTACTGCACTACGGCCAGAGCTCAGCACTCAGCTTCAACAG GAGGGCGGGGTGTCCATCCTCACAGCAGCCCTGGAGAGCTGCCTGGAGGTTCAGTGGAAGGACCAGTATGAGTGTGTGCTGGACCCAGCAGCTCCACCAATCTCCCTGGAAGCCTCTCAGCGTATCATAGAGATACTGAAAATCCTCTTTAACATCACCTATAGCACCCACAGGCAGGAGCCAAGTGAG GATGATGCAGCTCTTTACCGACACCTGGTGGCAAGCCTGCGTCCCTGCCTGCTGAGGAAGTGCGCGCTGTCGGACGACACCGATGAACTGCAGGG tcacacagtcaACCTGTTGTCAGCGCTGCCTCTCCAGTGTCTCGATGTGCTGCTGATGGTGCCTCTAGAGCCCCACTCGGAGCAGTGCCAGGGGGTCAACATGGACTGTGTACACACCCTGCTGACGTTCATGGAGAGACGCCTGGAGTTG GGTGATAAGATCAAAGAGAAACTGACACCAATCCTCAATCTGCTGACAGAGAGCTGCAGGGCCCACAGAGAAACACGCTGCTACATCAGGAAACAT ATCCTGCCTCCTCTGACAGATGTGTCACACAGGCCGGAGGAAGGCTCCACAGTGAAGAGTCGCCTGATCCGTCTCATGACTCATCTGGATACGGATGTCAAACACTGTGCTGCTGACCTCATCTTTGTCCTCTGCAAGGAAAATG TGAGGCGTTTTGTCAAGTACACAGGTTATGGTAACGCAGCGGGCTTGCTGGCAACCAGGGGTTTGCTGGGCGGCCATGGGTCCAGGACCTCCAGCTCTGACGCCCAGTACTCCAGCGACTCTGACTCTGACACTGAGGAGTACCGGCAGGTCAAAGATCGCATCAACCCGGTGACGGGGCGGGTGGAGGCAGAGCAGTCAGACCCCATGGAGGgcatgacagaggaggagaaggaggaggaggccaagAGGCTGATCATGCTCTTTAACAAGCTGTCTAG AGAAAACATTATCCAGCCGGTGGGAGTGGATTCAGAGGGGAGGCTGGTCCCAATGTTCGGACTAAGTGAAACTGCTCTCACTGAGGAGGGGGGGTCTGAATCGGAGAATGACggagaagcagaggaaggagagaagaactGA
- the irf3 gene encoding interferon regulatory factor 3 isoform X3, with product MSHFKPLLIPWLRTQIDSGRYPGVQWTNAERTEFSIPWKHALRQDSSSTDVLIFKAWAEVSGNGRAQGDPSVWKRNFRSALRAKGFKMVDDNKNDAANPHKVFHWPDDSASGANSSAGSQDQEDPDIFEDCGLPTQESQVVSCFDDCLYLPEETLFSETQFRISVYYRGVKVSEQLVENEAGVRLVYSPELIGTVLDYESGLSLVFLPSPGAMLDQTQAKLTQRILDKLGDGLDVGVSGHVVYGQRRGEIKAFWSFSKFDRSIQPQEVSKLQPEPLYMFRDFLQGIKDFTEGRACPPCSLFFCLGEKWPDDRPWEKKLVTVEVVLTSMELLKNLAVGGGASSLQSVELQMSLDEMMEMC from the exons ATGTCTCATTTTAAACCCCTGCTCATCCCGTGGCTGCGGACCCAGATTGACAGTGGCCGGTATCCTGGTGTCCAGTGGACAAACGCGGAACGAACAGAGTTCTCCATCCCATGGAAACACGCTTTAAGACAGGACTCCTCCAGCACTGACGTTCTCATCTTTAAG GCCTGGGCAGAGGTGAGCGGCAATGGCCGGGCTCAGGGAGACCCCTCAGTCTGGAAGAGGAACTTCCGCAGCGCCCTCCGAGCCAAAGGCTTCAAAATGGTTGATGACAACAAGAACGATGCCGCTAACCCCCATAAAGTGTTCCACTGGCCGGACGATTCGGCATCAGGAG CTAACTCCTCTGCTGGATCCCAGGACCAAGAGGACCCCGATATATTTGAGGATTGTGGCCTTCCTACACAAGAA AGCCAGGTTGTCTCATGCTTTGATGACTGTCTCTACCTTCCAGAAGAAACTTTATTTTCAG AGACTCAGTTCAGGATATCAGTGTACTACAGAGGGGTGAAGGTGTCCGAGCAGCTGGTTGAGAATGAAGCTGGGGTCCGCTTGGTCTACAG CCCTGAACTCATCGGGACAGTTTTGGACTACGAATCAGGCCTGTCCTTGGTCTTTCTGCCAAGTCCTGGAGCCATGCTGGATCAAACTCAAGCCAAACTGACCCAACGCATCCTGGACAAGCTGGGCGATGGTCTGGACGTAGGGGTGTCAGGCCACGTGGTCTACGGCCAGCGACGGGGTGAAATCAAAGCATTTTGGAGCTTCTCTAAGTTTGATCGTAGCATACAGCCCCAAGAGGTTTCTAAACTGCAGCCTGAACCACTTTACATGTTCAGGGACTTTTTGCAAG GAATAAAGGACTTCACTGAGGGGAGGGCCTGCCCTCCCTGCTCCCTGTTCTTCTGCCTCGGAGAGAAGTGGCCAGACGACAGGCCTTGGGAGAAGAAACTCGTCACAGTGGAG gtggTGCTGACTTCAATGGAGTTGCTGAAGAATTTGGCTGTCGGAGGCGGTGCCTCCTCCCTGCAGTCTGTAGAGCTGCAGATGTCCCTCGATGAGATGATGGAGATGTGCTGA
- the irf3 gene encoding interferon regulatory factor 3 isoform X1: MSHFKPLLIPWLRTQIDSGRYPGVQWTNAERTEFSIPWKHALRQDSSSTDVLIFKAWAEVSGNGRAQGDPSVWKRNFRSALRAKGFKMVDDNKNDAANPHKVFHWPDDSASGANSSAGSQDQEDPDIFEDCGLPTQESQVVSCFDDCLYLPEETLFSVESTVNQDILQECLKELHIGPETEGTTGFEPPPEQQQLQNPVVIGGYALPGQQQYPVTFESAGGETGLPEQPAHPMGGAVGGACGGQLAEKFLSTMNKTSDRNNFKTQFRISVYYRGVKVSEQLVENEAGVRLVYSPELIGTVLDYESGLSLVFLPSPGAMLDQTQAKLTQRILDKLGDGLDVGVSGHVVYGQRRGEIKAFWSFSKFDRSIQPQEVSKLQPEPLYMFRDFLQGIKDFTEGRACPPCSLFFCLGEKWPDDRPWEKKLVTVEVVLTSMELLKNLAVGGGASSLQSVELQMSLDEMMEMC, translated from the exons ATGTCTCATTTTAAACCCCTGCTCATCCCGTGGCTGCGGACCCAGATTGACAGTGGCCGGTATCCTGGTGTCCAGTGGACAAACGCGGAACGAACAGAGTTCTCCATCCCATGGAAACACGCTTTAAGACAGGACTCCTCCAGCACTGACGTTCTCATCTTTAAG GCCTGGGCAGAGGTGAGCGGCAATGGCCGGGCTCAGGGAGACCCCTCAGTCTGGAAGAGGAACTTCCGCAGCGCCCTCCGAGCCAAAGGCTTCAAAATGGTTGATGACAACAAGAACGATGCCGCTAACCCCCATAAAGTGTTCCACTGGCCGGACGATTCGGCATCAGGAG CTAACTCCTCTGCTGGATCCCAGGACCAAGAGGACCCCGATATATTTGAGGATTGTGGCCTTCCTACACAAGAA AGCCAGGTTGTCTCATGCTTTGATGACTGTCTCTACCTTCCAGAAGAAACTTTATTTTCAG TAGAATCCACTGTCAACCAAGATATTCTCCAAGAGTGTCTAAAGGAACTGCACATTGGCCCTGAAACAG AGGGCACCACAGGCTTTGAGCCACCTCCTgagcaacagcagctgcagaatCCGGTTGTGATTGGTGGATACGCGTTGCCTGGGCAACAGCAGTATCCAGTAACGTTTGAGAGTGCAGGCGGTGAAACTGGGTTGCCTGAGCAACCAGCGCATCCAATGGGGGGAGCTGTGGGAGGGGCCTGTGGTGGGCAGCTGGCGGAGAAGTTCCTAAGTACCATGAACAAAACCAGCGATAGAAATAATTTCA AGACTCAGTTCAGGATATCAGTGTACTACAGAGGGGTGAAGGTGTCCGAGCAGCTGGTTGAGAATGAAGCTGGGGTCCGCTTGGTCTACAG CCCTGAACTCATCGGGACAGTTTTGGACTACGAATCAGGCCTGTCCTTGGTCTTTCTGCCAAGTCCTGGAGCCATGCTGGATCAAACTCAAGCCAAACTGACCCAACGCATCCTGGACAAGCTGGGCGATGGTCTGGACGTAGGGGTGTCAGGCCACGTGGTCTACGGCCAGCGACGGGGTGAAATCAAAGCATTTTGGAGCTTCTCTAAGTTTGATCGTAGCATACAGCCCCAAGAGGTTTCTAAACTGCAGCCTGAACCACTTTACATGTTCAGGGACTTTTTGCAAG GAATAAAGGACTTCACTGAGGGGAGGGCCTGCCCTCCCTGCTCCCTGTTCTTCTGCCTCGGAGAGAAGTGGCCAGACGACAGGCCTTGGGAGAAGAAACTCGTCACAGTGGAG gtggTGCTGACTTCAATGGAGTTGCTGAAGAATTTGGCTGTCGGAGGCGGTGCCTCCTCCCTGCAGTCTGTAGAGCTGCAGATGTCCCTCGATGAGATGATGGAGATGTGCTGA
- the irf3 gene encoding interferon regulatory factor 3 isoform X2, with translation MSHFKPLLIPWLRTQIDSGRYPGVQWTNAERTEFSIPWKHALRQDSSSTDVLIFKAWAEVSGNGRAQGDPSVWKRNFRSALRAKGFKMVDDNKNDAANPHKVFHWPDDSASGANSSAGSQDQEDPDIFEDCGLPTQESQVVSCFDDCLYLPEETLFSESTVNQDILQECLKELHIGPETEGTTGFEPPPEQQQLQNPVVIGGYALPGQQQYPVTFESAGGETGLPEQPAHPMGGAVGGACGGQLAEKFLSTMNKTSDRNNFKTQFRISVYYRGVKVSEQLVENEAGVRLVYSPELIGTVLDYESGLSLVFLPSPGAMLDQTQAKLTQRILDKLGDGLDVGVSGHVVYGQRRGEIKAFWSFSKFDRSIQPQEVSKLQPEPLYMFRDFLQGIKDFTEGRACPPCSLFFCLGEKWPDDRPWEKKLVTVEVVLTSMELLKNLAVGGGASSLQSVELQMSLDEMMEMC, from the exons ATGTCTCATTTTAAACCCCTGCTCATCCCGTGGCTGCGGACCCAGATTGACAGTGGCCGGTATCCTGGTGTCCAGTGGACAAACGCGGAACGAACAGAGTTCTCCATCCCATGGAAACACGCTTTAAGACAGGACTCCTCCAGCACTGACGTTCTCATCTTTAAG GCCTGGGCAGAGGTGAGCGGCAATGGCCGGGCTCAGGGAGACCCCTCAGTCTGGAAGAGGAACTTCCGCAGCGCCCTCCGAGCCAAAGGCTTCAAAATGGTTGATGACAACAAGAACGATGCCGCTAACCCCCATAAAGTGTTCCACTGGCCGGACGATTCGGCATCAGGAG CTAACTCCTCTGCTGGATCCCAGGACCAAGAGGACCCCGATATATTTGAGGATTGTGGCCTTCCTACACAAGAA AGCCAGGTTGTCTCATGCTTTGATGACTGTCTCTACCTTCCAGAAGAAACTTTATTTTCAG AATCCACTGTCAACCAAGATATTCTCCAAGAGTGTCTAAAGGAACTGCACATTGGCCCTGAAACAG AGGGCACCACAGGCTTTGAGCCACCTCCTgagcaacagcagctgcagaatCCGGTTGTGATTGGTGGATACGCGTTGCCTGGGCAACAGCAGTATCCAGTAACGTTTGAGAGTGCAGGCGGTGAAACTGGGTTGCCTGAGCAACCAGCGCATCCAATGGGGGGAGCTGTGGGAGGGGCCTGTGGTGGGCAGCTGGCGGAGAAGTTCCTAAGTACCATGAACAAAACCAGCGATAGAAATAATTTCA AGACTCAGTTCAGGATATCAGTGTACTACAGAGGGGTGAAGGTGTCCGAGCAGCTGGTTGAGAATGAAGCTGGGGTCCGCTTGGTCTACAG CCCTGAACTCATCGGGACAGTTTTGGACTACGAATCAGGCCTGTCCTTGGTCTTTCTGCCAAGTCCTGGAGCCATGCTGGATCAAACTCAAGCCAAACTGACCCAACGCATCCTGGACAAGCTGGGCGATGGTCTGGACGTAGGGGTGTCAGGCCACGTGGTCTACGGCCAGCGACGGGGTGAAATCAAAGCATTTTGGAGCTTCTCTAAGTTTGATCGTAGCATACAGCCCCAAGAGGTTTCTAAACTGCAGCCTGAACCACTTTACATGTTCAGGGACTTTTTGCAAG GAATAAAGGACTTCACTGAGGGGAGGGCCTGCCCTCCCTGCTCCCTGTTCTTCTGCCTCGGAGAGAAGTGGCCAGACGACAGGCCTTGGGAGAAGAAACTCGTCACAGTGGAG gtggTGCTGACTTCAATGGAGTTGCTGAAGAATTTGGCTGTCGGAGGCGGTGCCTCCTCCCTGCAGTCTGTAGAGCTGCAGATGTCCCTCGATGAGATGATGGAGATGTGCTGA